TATTCACTCTTTAGGTGGACGTTAAATAATCATCAGCAAGTAAATGGCCATGATACGATACAGACTCTACAAGTAAATATCGGTAGACTTGGAACATAATTTaggaataaatatttttatattgttTTAATATTAGAAGATATACTCTCCATATTGTTGTAAATTAGCTTTCTCTACAAGTTtcatgtattactattaatattcatTGGTGTGTAActctttcttttattatttttaataaacgtCCATCGAGGATAACCCTTTACTCAAAAAATATTAATATTCGTTGGTGCAAACCTTAATTGGTGTGGAGATTGTATTATATGAAACATCATTTTTATTTTCTATCACCATATTATTAATTTATCAATTCCGTCAGGAACCGACCGGTTGAGGGTTAAAGTTGTGTGGTTGTGTTGAGTGCGAAGAAGAATTAAACAAGAATACAAAAGTTGGATTGTTGTTTAGTGAAGACTCGCGATCGCGAGATTTATAGAAGAAAGAAGTTGCAATCGCAAAAAGAGAGCTGAGCAGCTAGAAGTTTCTAGATTAAGGAAATTTGTTCCCTAAGTTGCTTCCTTGTTTGTTTTTGCCTATAAATATGACCCTATGTAACCCATAAGTGCACGAAAAATATAGTGAAAATTCTCTGGTTTACGCCCATAGAGTAAACCATTCTCCGCATTTTGGAGTTGGGATgtaaccacgttaaatcttgtgtcatTTATATTTATCGTTCTATGCTTTATTATTCGTTTATCATTAGTGGGTTAGTGATTGGTTTAAATTACTTGTCTTGTTAGGGCCTTtcgaattcctaacaagtggtatcagagcttaggctaGGTTTTACGGGCACGATGGTGAATTGGAAGCAAGAAGAAAAAAATGAAGTTGTTGAAGCTGGTGGACTCGCAAACGCGAGACCCAAGGTCGCGATCGCGAGATGCTTCTGTCAGAACTTTttcaattgtttttttttttaacaataggTTCTAGGGATTTTTTTGCAACATGCATCGAGACCAGGTGACTTAATTGTTCACGATGAACTCATAGATATGTCTATGTGTTTTTCGCGAAGGGTTACGGAGTCAGAGGTCGGGTCGATGGGTTCTTTACTGAGAGATTTTTCGAGAGATGCCGGGTAACGGATTTGAGTTCTCGTTCTTCGCGATCCCTTGCTAAAGAATGATTGAACTATCAAATTCGGATGTTCATGCGCAACTGCAGAAGAAAATACATAGCAGGTTCGTTAACAGTTGGATTGATTTAATTTTTTGGTTTTGGATAAAAGACATACTGATCTACAAATGGTAACAATTTGAGGCTGATCCGATCATTGGATCTTGAGATATGATTTTTTGAATCTGAGAAGTTTCAGGATGAAGTTTTTCGGGTTTGAAGACGCGAGTGCTAGACGGTTTTGTCTCAAAAACTTCGACCGATACGATCTATGCTTTCAGAGATGTGGGTTGGTTATGGAAGCTCAGGAGGGTTTTTTTCTCTCGGGATAGAGCGGTTAGGTAACGAACGAGATGCATCGGCTGAAAGTCAATAGTGGGAGTATTAGGGAAGTTTGGTGTTTTCGGTTTGGAAACGGGATAACCAGTGGTATTTGGTCAATATTCCAGCGATTAAGGAATATGCGTGAGGATTAGAGTTCCTTATCACTAAGGGTAATTGATTGTCGAAGAGTGTCGGATAGAACACGTTCGATGGTTACTCAGTTCTTGGTTGTTGTTTCAATAAAAGGAGTGGTTCTTCTTCGAGGGTGATCAATTTGAAGTATTTTGGTAATGGAGGAGGGGCGGATAATCGTGTAAGTCccagaacttgagctttctaggattgTTGAGAGTGTCGGTAAGTTGGTTGATTTTGGTAATAGAcgaaagttatcgagctagtggcaggtagtcaactagtagagtggtggagatgattatgcaacattgttctccaatgttctcaagattagtgtgatgattctgggtaatattagggtttcaaatacttgttttactctccgatggAAAAGAAATTTGTGACTGACCGTGGTACGAACCAAGTTCCTTCTCGAGTAGCTgcggttttatttcttactcgtacagtgggagcgtgctttgGTGAGAAGATAGGTcctgtgaaattcatagctatgaggaggtcagtgtACCAGCGAGAAAGTGGAAAGTTGAAAAGGTAGTAGACTTCGAGGTTGTGACTacgttgtgacgccccgtactaaatcaacatgtacggaacatcaacaacaggatcattacaaggtcaaacactatatgcgttttcaaaacaagtttgcattcatgataaaaggtgacgtcataactaacgtcgaatgttttacatcaaaagtatgcttctatgaatagaagcaaagataatagtgcgtgacccttaggtcattacaaatcattgtttcaaaagtattaaagtttgaatgcaagataaagtatttcatgcggtgacatctctagtaaagcacagcggaagtctacgaggcatgtctagtacaacagcggaagcaaccttaagcacctgagaaaaacatgcttaaaaacgtcaacacaaaggttggtgagctatagtttaagtataacagtaatgtaaggtaggccacgagatttcagtgctacaaagagcgtttcaaaactgtatgataaagtatatgtttaaccgtgggcacttggtaactaacttaacgtttataaccccctgaaagtacacttggcgagtgcgtatgtttacgaagtattaaacacccgttaaatgctagcgctactagcccgagtggggatgtcaaaccctatggatccatatctaagattcgcgttcaccggttcaaagaccgatgactaaacgttaccgagctaagggggaagtttatgccgttgtataacccacacatatataaagtttaagtactcgtacctagtatgtaaaacgtaaaatacgcatgtattctcagtccccaaaatagttaaagtaaaaagggatgctataactcacagtggtaaagtagtagtgaagttgagtcgggaagtaagcaagtatgtaggttcggaaagtcctcaacctaagtcaaatattactaagtcagtaaatcgtcccaataggtttaaaagtatgtaaattaggtcttaagggtcatcatcatacatcatcaaacaaaaggtgtaaagtaagtttcgttcatgaaaagagtttaaaacaaaggctgacttcgatcagtcaccacggcctctatacctactgaaataaggtgtgaccagtggccatggctccgtatatgagtcctttagttgtggtaaaaattccagaagaaaACTCGTCTTCGTTAGACCGTGGGGAcgttctaagtgcgagtaggtcagaattttcagcacaacgttaaaaggacatagtgatgatcggagggccataaatcctaaaacgtaactcggattaagacgagtcttaaatgaaaagtcatctacacaaACTGAGCAAACTGAGAATCAACTCTACAGCAGCCCAGTAGGTCTGATCAGTTATATAAAACAgtaaatagtgggttccggtgggttcttggtgtttgactttcatcacggttctcatccttgatgcatatagcttcaagtgtataactcgttgatgtgtttacatcatctataccaagttttgaccatcataacacaagtgtaagtctaatataagtagcacaactcaattaagtgttgcaagtagtttgatgaaccaaagttacatcaagatcttagatttgACACATAcattaattataaaagtaatattgaactacaaacttgaaagtaaactaactaatcaagatcttaagttgtagaacatagttcttagttagatcttgaagatccaaggcccaaaagtctagatctaaagttcttaagttaaatctaacacaagtatatgaagttataactaaaaagttatacttccatgttcttgaacttacaaagttaacttttagttccaagaaatatgagatcaagattaactagtaatacttgaccaaatcacaactttaaagtacataaaatgaagaagtaagttaaatctacaagtaataagttcatggttgttcatacttggaaagattcaagcctaagctttgatccttaagaaagtaaactttaagtttacatcatgaacttcaagtatgattttacaacatgaactttctttctttaaaaaaaaacttaAGTGTTGAACCATGAACTAGTAAGTTTAGGTTCTTATGtgctcttgtaaatacaagataatatgaagaattaaactagaaagtttgattcttgtactagtaagtaaacaactaacaaagataagtaagtaatcaacaacatgaaacaagtaaaagaatgatgatgaatggatGCTTATGTTTCGGTTTAGAGACAAGAAAAAGAAGGAGAAAGACTTGAAAGAAACTCAcactttgagagaaaagttgaTAGGAAATGAGagcaagtaaaagtgtgtgtgtgaaatgtgaaGAATACAAGTGAACAAGTAGTCAAAAAAAAAAGATTGAACCCTCCCTTTAACCCACCCAAAACCGACGGTTTCAAAAAAAAAAGGGGAAGGGGAATGTCCACAAGTTACATGCATATATTTGGCTAAAAAAATGGTAATAAGGTGTGTTTGCATGGGAACATGGTATAATTGtatagtaactagattccatacaaGTTAATTAATCTAGTTCCATTTCAAAGTAACACTTGCATAATagaatgggctaattagtccattaaggatgtagggtgggcttctaagtccattaacattaataaaagcccaagttcaagtagttaacaaattaatccaacaaagtccaagtaattaactattaacactagttaattaaaaatgattaacaaaacttaatcatgaatgtaaataatatccgaaatattattcgtgaaaagttcgtgtgtcacaaagacgtgtcgggcaaataaaagtcaagtacggtaacaagtaaatgtataaaaatacattcattaaacacaagcattaataataaatattattaattaaacgttggaaaatccagggtcattatatacgttctcactggagccttgatgaagagtctatgAGGGCGTCTGTTGGATTTTTTGATTGGTgggaaggaaaatcatagatagacggtgaaTCATGTACGAGGGTGAAATCTAACATGTAAGTTcaggattggacatgtctagattGATCAATGAGATGATGTTTGTCTCACGGAAGAATCCTATAACTGAAGAGTCACATACTTCAATTGGTCTTTtggtgtaagaagatgatcttcgtgttagaagatggtggtGTAGAAACCGAGATGAcccaagctagtaactaagagattggattaCCGCTCAACGGTTTTTTtagtgtcgaaagacttcacttgctcgtgggttaacgagtgaagtgcggcgtgattcgggtgtctcatcaggcggtatcaaaaggagttggtaatcggcGAATTTGGAGCTATTGTGGTTGTTGAAGGAACATGGTTGACAGTTTGGCGAAGGTTGTTTAAAGTCTctttcgagtgggagattgttgagtgcGAAGAAGAATTAAACAAGAATACAAAAGTTGGATTGCTGTCTAGTGAAGACTCGCGATCGCGAGATTTGTAGAAAAAGGAAGTCGCGATCGCGAAAAGAGAGCTGGGCAGCCAGAAGTTTCTAGATTAAGAAAACTTGTTccctaagttgtttccttgtttgtTTTTGCCTATAAATATGACCCTATGTAAGCCATAACAATGTGCACGAAAAatatagtgaaaaatctctggtttaCGCCAGTGGAGTAAAGCCTTCTCCTAGTTTTGGAGTTagaatataaccacgttaaatcccgtgTCATTTATCTTTATCGTTCTATGCTTTATTATTCGTTTATCGTTCGCAGGTAGTGATTGTTTTGTTGGGGCATTTCGAATTCCTAACAGGCTGGCTTGAGCTAGAACAGCTGCCGGAAAGTTGATTGTGATTGGCGATGGGAGGGAGAAGAGATTTTGCAATTttgggtagtttttttttttttttttttttttttgagaaggaGATGTTGGAAGGGACATCTTTTTAGGGCCGATCCCCAGAATTTAAGGGCCCGGAACAAGGCGAAAAAAAGGTCCTTAGATCCTAACGAAGaatataaaatatttaaaaaagacCCTTTCGGTCTTGCTAGAATGCTAGTGGACTTTGATTTCTTTTTATCTAGAGCCTTTGATTGTTGTTTTTGAGCCAATTGAAAATTGTTTTCGTTGCTCTAGTTGTGTTTCCCTAattccattgtttattaaatcaacgaTTATGtccgtatatataaaaaaaattgggcCCCTGAAAATCATGGGCTCTGAGCGGTTGATCACCTTGCTCCCCTCCTGGACTCCCCTGCATCTTTTCATATAAGGGAGGCTGAAAGTGGCGATATAGTGGAGGAGTGGTGGTTGATAAATTACTTGTTGCTATACAAATGGTTTAATCCTTAAGTAACCACCGTAATGTCTTTGAATTTGGTTCTCAAGCTATGGTCATGGATCCCCTGCTTCATTAATTATTTGGTACACATATATGTTATTACGTAAATACGTAAATTATCGTCATAATACAAACACTCATTAAACAGCGTAGATATTACGAATTATTTAGCTTGATCCAATGATCTATATATTTTAGAAAAGGACGGTGAGAATTTAATGCTATTAGGTTGATAAGCAAGTTGCATGTGTGATATTTTGCAATTAAAGAAATTAAAATGCATTGACTTGATGTACAATTTGCTCAAAAAAATATGTGAAAACACTCCTATATAATTTTTCTCCCATCTTACAATTCTCATATCTCATACAACCATAAAACGTCTCACAAAAATGGCACATCTTTTTCTGTCTTTCTTGATCTTGTCCTTCACAATCTTTGGATTTTCGGCCGTCGTTGAGTCTCGTTCTCGTGCAAGAATGTATCTTGATTCGCAATGTAAATCAACAAGATATCCTAATGTATGTGTTCAAACTCTTTTACCCTATGTAAACAAAAGAGGACAACCAAGCTCACAACTACAAGCTCAAATTTCATTAGCGTCGTGTTTGTCCAAAGCTCGGTTCGTGAAGACATACATGAATATAGTAGCAAATAAATTGAATAAAAGATCAAGTTTTGGAAGTTATAAAGAAATAAAAGAATGCCTTCATCAAATTAATGATGGAGTCAAACAAATTAGTCAATCTTTTAAGGAGTTGCAACAAATGGGGAAAGATGGATATGAAAACTTTGTGTGGCATGAGAGTAATGTGCAAACTTGGATTAGCACTGCCTTGACGGATGCCACGTCATGCGTTGATGGAATTAGGGGAGATGGAATCAGTGACACCGATAAGGCTGTGATTCAAGCTAAGATCTTAAATGTGAAGCAACTTGCGAGTAATTCGCTTGCGCTGTTTACTCGGTTCACAGCTAAATATCGTGCTGCACATGGCATTAGGGTTCCTTAAATGGAGTTATGAAGTGTATTATATTTGTAGCTAAACGTTATTCATTTGTAGTAGTGCACACACTTGTGTTAtttgtttaatttttttattaaaaagaaTTGTTTATGAATCATGATATTGCTAACCGACTGTAATTCACGAGCGCACTACTATATAATCGTCTAAACACTGAATTAATGATCACAAAATAATAACTAACCAGTTTAAGACCCGTGATATGTATCTTACGTGGTAGGTAACAACGGAGTTATAGATTAGTTTTATGGCACTATATGTGTCTTACGTGGTAGGTAATGAACTTTAGCTATGAGAAAGGGAATCAAAATTTTCAGACATTTTTTAAACTTGTTTCGATTTATCTTTGTTATTTTTCCAGTTTAAAATGTTTCGGTATAGACTTTAGTATTCATCATAATGAATACTACTTTTTTTTTTCCGAACGGCGATTTTTCGGCATCggcagatcatttatttcaacgaccctcatcatttgcacttaacacacacgttcgggcgaaaaCCCGAACCCGAAACAAATACTCATATTGTGAAATACACTCTTAAAATTGTCAAAGTCTTAAAGATCAGTTGAAAACTAATCCAAGCAATGAGTATGCACATTTCTAATATGAAATTCAGACTTGATTACTGCTGCCTTGACGGATGAATTTTTTTCGAAATAGTGTTATTTTTGGGTGATCTTACAAAAATAGAAATTTGGAAAAAAGTGTTACAAAAATAGGAAAATCGGAGTTTGAAACTCCTGTTTTGGTGAAtctgaagtttcaaacttcggtttgtaCATTTTTTCACTAACTATGCATCAGAATTTGCCACGTGGCATATTCTGAagcgcgcgcgcgcacacacacactcacacacacacacacacacacacacacacacacacatatatttagtggtaggatcaagggggaagtaaccaatcgggggaaagcggggggaagcaaattttttttttcgttttttgaaaaaactttgttcacgaacattatagattcgaTGAAAATATGAACGTTTAAtacagacactttgtgataaatgtttttattttcgcgggaaaacgctcgaagaagtaatatataacaattatcgtatttttcgagagtatgttgaggttttagatattagggtttagatattagggtttagatattagggtttagaattttAGGGCTTAggttttagatttaggatttagattgagtttttaacacgaacggtttagagtttagagtttagagtttgagGTTTTggatttagggactaaacccaaaacaccaaaccctaaacccaaagctctaaatcgggctaaattttactttacaaaacatgaaaaaaaaaaaaaaaaaaacgttaacattcttcacgatcaatattatcttgaatgttatttttgtcgatcgttttcccgcctaaataataacattcgtcacgaagtgtcttttttaaatgttcatattttcgtgtgatcttgacgcCTGAAAaagaaattccaaaaaaacgaaaaaaaaataattttttgcttccccccgattggttacttccccattgatcctgcatacatacatacatatatatatatatatatatatatatatatatatatatatatatatatatatatatatatatatatatatatataagagagatTTTTTATCCTAATTGTCAACACTACCATATTAATAGGGAATGAGGGCAAGTGAAATTTACAAATGTCAAAACCTCAAATTTTGTGAATATAATTAAGCTATAATTAACAAGTTCATTAATAACAAACTTAACTGAAAATAAGATTGATAAAATCAATCGTTAAAATATGTATTGATTATATGAGAACGTGTATGTCCCATTAGTTTTGGAAAAAAACTTATCTCTTCCCTAAAAAATAGATTAAATTGTCCACCTTCATATTTTGGTAGAATAGTTGCAGCAACAAAATTTTTATACAAACTGCAAGCTTACTCATTAATATAATCGACACATTTGTATACAATTTTTTGTAAGCTCCATAAGTTAGTCATTTGAAAAGTACTCCGTATTAGATTGCACATTTTTAAGAAGCACAAAGATGAATAACATATTACATGTACTTTGTCAAAGTAAATATGTATAACAATCAATAACATGTATTTTTTTCCGAAAAGATCAATAACATGTATTTTACCTCGGTTCTTTTGGAATTAGTGAGAAGATTGTATATATTTGCTCTCAATAGTATCTGATATTAATGGATACATTTAGTAATtgtttatacatacatatatagatgacTTTTAGAAACTATAATGTTTGCTTAGTAATTTATAGTCTTTCACTACTGCAGCTCCTTATATATAAGGAATTTGAAACGATTTTTGAGTAGTCGTGCAATGCACGAGctcaaaacctagtatatatatatatatatatatatatatatatatatatatatatacacacacacacacatgggtaagatcaatgaggaagtaaccaattggggataaacggggggaaacaaatttttttcttttttgtttttttcgaattttttttcaggcatcaagatcacacgaaaatatgaaaatttaaaaaagacacttcgtgatgaatgttattatttaggcacgAAAACGatagacaaaaataacattcaaaataATATTGATCTTGAAGAATGTTAATCTTTGaacattttttttcttcatgttttgtgaagtattttttttcaaaatgtagcccgatttagagtttagggtttaaagtttagtataccctaaactctaaaccctaagccctaaaccctaaactctaaaccgttcgtattaaaaactcaatctaaattctaaatctaaatcccaaatctaatatctaaaccctaatatctaaatcctaatatctaaaccctaatatctaaaccttgatatctaaaccctaatttctaaaccctcaaaatacgctcgaaaaatacgataattgttatatattatttttttgagcgttttcccgccaaaataaagacatttatcacaaagtgtctttttttaatgttcatattttcatccaatctataatgttcgtgaacaaagttttttcaaaaagcgAAAAAATTATTTGCTTTTCTCCGCTTTcgcccaattggttacttccccattgatcatactACTCACTGTTGTAAAACACCCTGTCTCGAGCCGTCTCGACGCCTGTTGCGatggtttggtgactagcccgtcccgtcttgaagaaaaccgtctaatatgacagtcaacggtcaaaattcgggtcaaagttgaaaaaaaatcaggtcaaagtctctcaaaattcAGAAAAGCTAGAaagtcggtaaaatcggtcaaatttgtcgtattttagtttgaattttttgtattatattaacggtgatagcaattatgagtacaaattagtcaattaaagtttttggctttaaaatatgtacacatatttacatttatatatttaaaagtcaactttggttaaCGTCCGTCTCGACCTCCGTCTCGAACGTCTCTACCTTCTTAGGACCCGacagtctcgaccccgtctcacgtcttttgcaaccttgataccacacacacacacacaaatatatatatatatatatatatatatatatatatatatatatatatatatatatatatgtatatatatatatatatgtatatatatatatatatatatatatatgtatatgtatatatgtatatatatatatatatatgtatatatgtatatgcatgtatatatgtatatatatatatatatgtatatatatatatatgcatgtatatatgtatatatatatatgtgtgtatatatatatatatatgtgtgtgtatatatatatatatatatatatatatatatatatatatatatgtgtgtgtgtgtgtgtatatatatatatatattaggtaaaGGGTTTTACCcgataaatattattaaaaataataataaaaggaacAAAAAGGAACAACGACCTCAAGCGCCAAGCTAGAGCCTAAAAACAACTACGACTAGCAACACTATGAACAACAAACGACACACCTAAACAAGAAAAAAGGACAAACTACTACAACCAACCCGATTTCATTCCAAACGAGTTAATTGCCGTAGTAACCTTTTTTCCCGCCATAAACTCTGCATTATCATCTTTATCGGATTCAATATCGCTCTTTGTTTAGAGCTGCAAACAAATTTTGAACTTTCATTTGAGACACCTTACTTGTCCCAGCTTCTGAATTCCTTTTTGCATTTGGTACAACCTTTGGCACTTCATTATTCAACTCACTCTGGGCCACATTCTTTTTAGGCCTATAAACCAACTTTTTCTTTGGTTTGCCTACACCGAAACCAACCTTCTGCTTATTATTAACCTTTATAGCTTCTTTGTCGTTTTCTATCCAACAATTTCAAAACCATCCTCATCCTTAGACTGAGTACCTTCAGTAATTCTCACCACTTTTGGACATTGGGAGTCTATGTGCCCAAAAATAGCACAACATTAACATCTAGGAGGCTTCCATTCATATTCAACCTTTAAGGTACAGACATATTTGCTCTTTCCATCGATATTAGGAATTGCCAATTTTATATTCTTTTTTAACTCCTTGTCCGATGAAATTTCAATAAGTGCTCGAGCAAAATTAGGCCTTCCCCACGACTCTAAAAACATTGTACTCGTGTATGAATCCAACATCTTTGGAGAACTAAGATTTGACGCAATAACACTCAATCCGGTCTCTGTAAATCATGCAATGAATTTTTAGCCAAACCGGGACACACGCTAAATCCTCCTTTGTTAGTGAAACATCCAGAGACCATCCATTAAGGAATATAGGGCTCGAGCGAATAATCCACGGGCCCGATTCAATCACACGTTGCAAACTTGTTTCTGAAGCAAACTTAACAATTGGGTATGCTACGCGCTTGCCTATAAAATACCCGTAAAGAGTATTATTGTAACGTTCATTCACTTCCAGAATAGATGCTAGTAGCTACTCAACATCTATACCCGCATCCAACTTTGCAGCCGGCTCTATGAACCTGAAATTTACAGTCTtcatattttcattatcatttaaaGCACCTACATAAGAAGCTATTGTGTTACCCTTGTCCACAT
The window above is part of the Rutidosis leptorrhynchoides isolate AG116_Rl617_1_P2 chromosome 1, CSIRO_AGI_Rlap_v1, whole genome shotgun sequence genome. Proteins encoded here:
- the LOC139874532 gene encoding pectinesterase inhibitor 9-like codes for the protein MAHLFLSFLILSFTIFGFSAVVESRSRARMYLDSQCKSTRYPNVCVQTLLPYVNKRGQPSSQLQAQISLASCLSKARFVKTYMNIVANKLNKRSSFGSYKEIKECLHQINDGVKQISQSFKELQQMGKDGYENFVWHESNVQTWISTALTDATSCVDGIRGDGISDTDKAVIQAKILNVKQLASNSLALFTRFTAKYRAAHGIRVP